A stretch of Ipomoea triloba cultivar NCNSP0323 chromosome 13, ASM357664v1 DNA encodes these proteins:
- the LOC116002105 gene encoding LRR receptor kinase SERK2-like → MVSHLLCIWLLLFLGFSYASANAELRALMEIKASLDPENRLLSSWTSGGDPCSGSFLGVVCNEHHKVGNISLPAMELTGKLSPALAELKCMSGLYLHYNKLNGEIPRELGNLTELTQLYLDFNNLSGAIPPEIGRMASLQVMQLNHNQLTGSIPKEIGELAKLEYLALEHNILTGEIPGSLGDLQMLRKLYLGFNKLGGLIPGRLHFANKLEVLDVQNNTLSGPAPSGLIRRLNGGFNGSNTSLCGVRIPSLRNCTPWDYTKVPAEPFVVPPASIPQTASMLPGCNQTHCPSSSKFRKFGIIIGVVSGSVSLVVAGVFIAFVYWRRKQKVGNTCDVSEASRVSTDQAKDLYRRSPSPLITLEYSERWDPMTPEKTFSSFCNEFLQELTFNLEEVDSATQHFSEANLLGKSNFSAVYRGILKDGSAVAIKSINVTACKSDEDEFMKGLNLIASLKHDNLAKLRGFCCSKGRGECILIYDFASKGNLSQYLDVEEGSSHVLNWPTRVSIIKGIAKGMEYLHSSDANKPSIVHRNISVEKILLSQQFNPVILDSGLVKLFAEDVVYSALKVSAALGYMAPEYITTGRFTEKSDVYAFGVIILQVLSGKCMLTTSTRVAAESCNLLGFIDPNLEGRFDESEATKLAKVAMACMNEVPENRPTMAAVVEEFKEEPCDEQSFVFRIAQDEKCINGGSMKMFD, encoded by the exons ATGGTTTCACATCTTCTCTGCATTTGGCTTCTTCTATTTCTTGGATTTTCTTATGCTAGTGCGAATGCAGAGCTGAGAGCTTTAATGGAGATAAAGGCGTCACTGGACCCAGAAAACAGGCTTCTTTCTTCCTGGACCAGTGGTGGTGATCCGTGCAGTGGGTCCTTTTTGGGGGTGGTTTGCAATGAGCACCACAAGGTGGGTAACATTTCGCTGCCGGCCATGGAGCTCACCGGAAAACTGTCGCCCGCGCTGGCGGAGCTCAAGTGCATGTCTGGTCTCTACTTGCATTACAACAAGTTGAATGGGGAGATTCCAAGAGAGCTTGGGAATCTCACTGAGTTGACTCAATTGTATCTGGATTTCAACAATCTTTCTGGGGCTATACCTCCTGAGATTGGAAGAATGGCCAGTCTTCAAG TGATGCAGCTGAATCACAACCAGTTGACAGGAAGCATACCTAAAGAGATTGGAGAATTGGCCAAGTTAGAATATCTTGCTTTGGAACATAATATTCTGACAGGTGAGATTCCAGGAAGCTTGGGGGACCTGCAAATGTTAAGAAAACTTTATTTAGGCTTCAATAAGCTCGGGGGTCTAATTCCTGGTAGATTGCATTTTGCTAATAAATTGGAGGTTCTTGATGTCCAAAACAACACCCTTTCTGGTCCTGCTCCTTCTG GCTTAATAAGGAGGCTGAATGGAGGATTCAATGGATCAAATACCAGCCTTTGTGGTGTCAGAATTCCATCGTTAAGAAATTGCACACCCTGGGATTATACAAAGGTTCCGGCTGAACCCTTCGTAGTACCTCCAGCTAGTATTCCCCAGACAGCAAGCATGCTTCCAGGTTGCAATCAAACTCATTGCCCAAGTTCATCCAAGTTTCGGAAATTTGGTATTATCATTGGGGTGGTTTCGGGTAGTGTCTCACTGGTGGTTGCAGGGGTTTTTATCGCATTCGTTTATTGGAGGCGGAAACAAAAGGTTGGGAACACTTGCGATGTTTCTGAGGCTAGTAGGGTTAGCACTGATCAGGCAAAAGACTTGTATAGACGAAGTCCATCGCCCCTCATTACTCTCGAGTATTCGGAGCGATGGGACCCAATGACCCCAGAGAAGACTTTTAGTAGCTTCTGTAATGAGTTTCTACAAGAGCTAACGTTtaacttggaagaagttgactCCGCAACACAACATTTCTCGGAGGCAAATTTGTTAGGGAAAAGCAACTTCTCTGCTGTCTACAGAGGAATTCTGAAGGATGGATCTGCAGTAGCCATCAAGAGCATAAATGTGACAGCTTGCAAGTCAGATGAGGACGAGTTTATGAAAGGGCTAAACTTAATAGCCTCGCTGAAACACGATAACCTTGCCAAGCTGAGGGGTTTCTGCTGTTCAAAGGGGAGGGGTGAAtgcattttaatttatgattttgCTTCCAAAGGTAATTTGTCACAGTACCTCGATGTTGAAGAAGGTAGTAGCCATGTTCTGAACTGGCCCACAAGAGTTTCTATCATCAAAGGCATTGCCAAAG GTATGGAGTACTTACACAGTTCTGATGCAAACAAGCCCTCCATTGTTCACCGCAACATATCTGTGGAAAAAATCCTACTTAGCCAACAGTTCAACCCAGTAATCTTGGATTCTGGCCTTGTAAAGCTCTTTGCTGAGGATGTTGTGTACTCGGCCCTCAAGGTCAGCGCCGCCCTCGGATACATGGCCCCCGAGTACATTACCACCGGCCGCTTCACAGAAAAGAGCGACGTCTATGCATTTGGAGTGATCATCCTTCAAGTACTGTCCGGGAAGTGTATGCTCACAACCTCAACACGAGTCGCGGCTGAATCTTGTAACTTGTTAGGTTTCATTGACCCGAACCTCGAAGGAAGGTTTGATGAAAGCGAAGCGACGAAGCTTGCAAAGGTTGCTATGGCCTGCATGAACGAGGTCCCAGAGAACAGGCCAACCATGGCCGCTGTCGTCGAAGAATTTAAGGAGGAACCTTGCGATGAACAGAGTTTTGTGTTCAGAATTGCCCAGGATGAGAAATGCATAAATGGTGGTTCCATGAAGATGTTTGATTGA